A region of Ochrobactrum quorumnocens DNA encodes the following proteins:
- a CDS encoding SIMPL domain-containing protein: MNNRATTLLATSFSAIMLAGALSLPAAAQENQMTKQTARIAVTGEGKMNSAPDMAILNLTVLRDAETAREAMTANNEAMAKVLDAMKKAGVEERDLQTSGINIQPRYVYPDDKNGLKEPKISGYSVSNSLTVRVRDLDKVGNVLDESVTLGVNQGGDLTFVNDNPAATINEARKRAVADAIAKAKTLADAAGVGLGRVVEINEQSRAPMPMPIARQAKMMAAAAPQDSVPVAAGENSYDVSVNVVFEIKE, translated from the coding sequence ATGAACAATCGCGCTACTACCCTTCTTGCTACCTCATTTTCGGCAATCATGCTCGCAGGCGCACTTTCTTTGCCAGCCGCAGCGCAGGAGAATCAGATGACGAAGCAGACCGCGCGTATTGCGGTGACCGGTGAAGGTAAGATGAACTCTGCACCGGACATGGCCATTCTCAACCTTACCGTCTTGCGCGATGCCGAAACTGCACGCGAAGCAATGACAGCCAACAACGAAGCAATGGCCAAGGTGCTGGACGCGATGAAGAAGGCTGGAGTCGAGGAGCGCGACCTCCAGACGAGCGGCATCAACATTCAGCCACGCTACGTCTACCCAGACGACAAGAACGGCCTGAAAGAGCCTAAGATCAGTGGTTACAGCGTCTCCAACAGCCTGACCGTACGTGTGCGTGATCTGGACAAGGTCGGCAATGTACTCGATGAATCAGTGACACTCGGCGTCAATCAGGGTGGCGATCTCACCTTCGTCAATGACAATCCGGCAGCCACCATCAACGAAGCGCGCAAGCGCGCCGTAGCGGATGCAATTGCTAAGGCTAAGACACTTGCCGATGCTGCAGGCGTTGGCCTAGGTCGCGTTGTTGAAATCAACGAACAGAGCCGCGCGCCTATGCCGATGCCAATCGCGCGTCAGGCCAAGATGATGGCAGCCGCCGCACCTCAGGATTCGGTTCCTGTCGCTGCAGGTGAGAATAGCTACGATGTCTCAGTTAACGTCGTTTTCGAAATCAAGGAATAA
- a CDS encoding antifreeze protein, whose product MSAISLKSFVVTTAIGFAAVFTAGASANAASPASTPAVSTAAHSPVVNIDYRGNRHHARPPRRGPACSVEGAKMKAHRMGIRNARVVYRGKSVQVRGFRQGRPTGVVFANVRGCPIIR is encoded by the coding sequence ATGTCCGCAATTTCGCTCAAGTCGTTCGTTGTCACTACGGCAATTGGCTTTGCTGCTGTCTTCACCGCTGGTGCTTCAGCAAATGCTGCATCGCCTGCATCAACTCCTGCGGTCAGCACTGCAGCGCATTCCCCTGTGGTAAATATTGACTATCGCGGAAATCGCCATCATGCCCGTCCGCCCCGTCGCGGCCCGGCCTGTTCGGTTGAAGGTGCAAAGATGAAGGCGCACCGCATGGGTATCCGTAACGCACGCGTTGTCTATCGCGGGAAATCGGTTCAGGTCCGTGGCTTCCGCCAAGGCCGCCCAACTGGCGTTGTGTTCGCCAATGTACGCGGTTGCCCTATTATCCGCTAA